The Onychomys torridus chromosome 9, mOncTor1.1, whole genome shotgun sequence genomic sequence GAGCTATTCTTTTcctccacatacacactttaGGATAGGATGAGTGCACACGCACAAAACAAATCAAGTAGCTGGATATACTCCAGGCGTGGAAGGGAGTGGTACAGGTAACATCGGAGATGTGACTGAAGGCTGCTGGGTGGGTAAGAAGGGCACAAACTgttgaggacttgaattcagatcaaagcacccacataaaaggctTGGGTAAGGCCTGGTGCTGCCCTGTGCTTACTGGCTATCAGCTCTAGGTTTAGGGAGACTAATAAAGTGGGTACCCAATGTCCTCCTGGCTCTGTGGgtgtacagcacacacacagagatatgccAGAGCTAGATCAAGTGTGGTCTAGAAGGTAGTTAGCCTTAAACTTGAGGCAATCCTCCTGATTGGAGGGTACATGGAATTACATGTATGTACTACCACAACAGACTAATTTGTGATAGAACACTGAGCGGCTGTGTGGACAGCTTATCTGGAACTGGACTAAACAGGATCCCAGTTTAGAGGCCGCTGTCGACATCCAGCAGGAGTTAGGAAAGTAAGCAACATCACATCCAATGATGTGAACCAACTGAAGATACTTTTCAGTAACTTCAGGACTCCTGATAGTTTGGGTGTTGAAGCAATGGGTGAGCTTCCAAGTTGCATATCTGGTTTATTGTTGGGGTTTTGTCATCTCCTGTCCTGCAGGGAGTGGTTATTCAGAATTCAGTATTTAAAGTTACAATGCTTTGTAGAAATCTTAAGTACAAATATCAAATAAGCTGTCAGTCTGGATCTCAGGAATAGACCTAAACTGGAAAATAATATATTCAGGAATCATGGGTAAAGCCATAAAATTCAAAGCAGTTACTCAAGGAATGTATCAAGAAGAGACCTAGTCCCAAATTACTCAATAGGCCGGACTGAGTGGGACCAGCAAACTGTAAGAACTTGAAGTATTATGGTGCCTGGGAGTGAAGACCTTCCGAGTCTAAATGAGACTGGTTAACCTCAGAGTCACACGATAGCTCAAAATTTATTAGGGTTAGGTGAGacgccacacacctttaatttctgagttggaagctagcctggtctatatgacaagttccaggctagccagggataagtagtgagaccctgtctaaaagaaaatttaaagaaaaaaaagtattacaCTGAAGATGTAGCTCACGGGTAAAAGGATCATGCTCACTATTCATTAGCCCCTGGGTTCTGTGCCCACCATCACCAAAAACAATGGGAAATCAAAACTCCAACTCTGTCATTTCctagttcccagaattctctaggAGCGACGCCAGTGGCGGCCATCTTGACTGTGGGCAACCTGGGGAAGCTGTGCCTGCGCGGTGGCTTTCCGCCGCTGTCTGTGCGGGCGGTGTTCCTGAGCCCCGAGGCTGGTGGTGGTCGGCGGTGGCAGAGATGACCCAAGCCGAGAAGGGGGACGCGGAGAACGGGAAGGAGAAGGgcggggagaaggagaaggagcagcGGGGCGTGAAGCGACCCATCGTGCCGGCGTTGGTGCCCGAGTCGCTGCAGGAGGTGAGATGCGGGCGGTGGTGGTCTTGGTTAGACCGCGGCTAGCCTAGGCCTCTGCTGCTGGCGGGCTTGGGGGACAGGGCGTAGGCGGAAGGATTCGGGGTCCCTCCCCTGAACGCCAGTCCCTGGTTCCGGGTGCGGAGTGGCGCGGCGCACGGCAACGCTGGGCGGCTGAGCGCGCCAAGCTCGCATTGCACAGCCTGGAGGTCTCTGGGCTGTAAGATGTCACAGTTCAGCACCAGCCGGGCTCTCGGGGACGTCAGCCTATGCTTGTTCTGGGATGGTCAGAGCTTCGGCCTGTTCCTTTGTTCGCAAATGTCAAACAGTGGAAGTCATTTCCCATTTGAAAGCAGGGAAAAGGTAGCCTTTCCTTGAATAGACATTAAGAGCTTGTGTGCCAAAGACAGAACAAGTTTAAGTCAAAACATTTCTTTAGAGTAACATGGCACACACTCTCATTCACTGGTAAGAAAACACATTCCCATAGGGAAATGGGCCGGGGCAGTGCACCGCTCCCAGAAGAAATAGGGATTAAATGCTCAGGATTTTCCATGGGCCTTTTCTGagccttcttcctctcccatgcATGGGTTAAATGACCTAACTGGTAGGGCCGCTGTAAAATGCAGAGTGTGGTGTGGGATAAGCTAGTTCAGAGGACCAAGGGAGGTAATGGACACAATGCATTTCCTCCAGCCTTGACAAGGATGAACTGTTAGCCAGGGAGAGGGCAGAGGTtgaggcatgggggggggggggggggatgggggtaaGGCTAGAGATTTAGAGTGAGATTAGAGAGCTAGGTAAGGTGTAGATGGAGAGTTTTGGAAAAGAGAACTACCTGAGAGACTTAGGCCTAGAGAGGATGTAAAGGACTGGAGACCTAGCCATTTCGAATGTAGAAAAACTGCAGACCTTTCGGTAGCCACACAAGCCCATAGCCTAGTCTCTTCATTGAAGGTAATGGAGAATTTTGGAATGGGATGCTAACTCTTGACTCGTGAGTGTGTCCAACCTTTTGGCattgtaacacattttctttgacagagtTCACACTTGAGAGTCACTCAGTTGAgttatggggggaaaaaaaagacaaaatagaaaaaaaacttagTGCTTTTAGTCTTCCAAGTTTATGGTTTTATGTTGAGTTTCAGATTGAACAATTAGCATTCCCTAGATGctaccagtcttttttttttttaagctgaggatcgaacccagggccttgtgcttgctaggcaagcgctctaccactgagctaaatccccagcccctatgCTACCAGTCTTACATCCAAGCTACACGATTAACTCTGGCATCCTCACAAGAACTTGATGAGGTAGGCACTTCATCAGAGCAGGTGGCAGGCCAAATTTGTAGCCCATCACTGAATCTAGGGCTTGCTCCTTATTCTACACTCCACCTTTTGACTTTCCCATACCCTCTGTGGTGCCTGTATGTTACCAACTTTTCTCGGTCTTAGCTTAAGTAATAATATCCAGGAGATGATGTGTGGAATGTACTGCTAGGTTTCTTTtctaatacattaaaatatgtgATTACTAAAAAATAATTGTCTATACTTCAGGAAACTGTGTTctctagtgtggtggtattgtgttccccgaaatattgtgcacgctaataaacttatctgggatcagcgactagaacagccacaatattaaacatagaggttaggcagtggtggcacacacctttaatcccagaaagtgagcctttaatcccagggagtgatgacagaaaccagaaagatatataaggcatgaagaccagaaactagaagcattttggctggttaagcttttaggtttttgagcaacagttcagctgagattcattctggatgaggacttagaggcttccagtctgagaaaacaggatcagttgaggaattggcaaggtgacaTGACTGTGGCTTGTACTGCTTCTCCGAttttccagcgttcaccccaatacctggcctcaggtttgattttattaataagacctgttaagattccttcTACACTCCAGATTTTCATAATCCATATGGGTGTTTGATGAGGTCCAGGTGTCCCTGATGGGTAGCCTCACCTGTTTTCCCCAGTCAATTGGGCAGATGTCCACCATAGCACAGTGATGCCAACACCATTCAGGGTATACATAACTGTCTGCCATGTGCTGGCATAGAGTAAACAAGACAGAAGTGTCTTTCTTCACTAGAGGTTTACTGTCTAGTGGGACAACGGATGGTAGTCATGTAGAGTGTCCTGAAGAGGAGGAAGGCTATAAGATCAGATTATGGGGGAGGCCAGTAAACTTTCTCTTGGTGACACTTAATTCATCCCTGGAGGGAAGAGTTCGGTGTAGCTGAGAGAAGGAACGTCACAGGCAACAGGAGTTGCTCTGATGAAGGCTCCAGAGCCACTGAGCTTTGTGATCAACTGAAGTCTGGATTCAAGCTGGcccatggcacatgcctgtaaacccaggaCTTGGGACTTGGGAAGTGGAGCTTGTGCATTTTAGTCTAGCCCTAGCTACATAGTTagactctctctttaaaaaaagaaatctgggttGAGAGGATTAAATAGCATGAAAGGACGACAGTTCTGAAGTTAGGGAGTTCCAagctttattgtgtgtgtgtgtaagccacaGGAATGTTTTGAAAGAAGACTTGCAGCTAGAGCAGGGGAAAGGAGGTACCAAGGAATCAGGCTGGGACTGTGGTTCTCGATAgatgattctgttttctttctttttaatagaaactctttcttaaaaaaaaatagtaggctgggtgtggtggtgcacacctttgatcccagcactcaggaggcagaggcaggtggatctctgtaagtttgggtcatcctggtctacagagtgagttccaggacagccagggctacgtagagaaaccctatcttgaaaaaaatatataaagaattattctaaaaaattatatacatgggagatgtaggtggagttttccatTTAGACCACCAATCAGCCCACCAGccactccccaaataaccacacagagacttaatattaattataaatgctcggtcaatagcttaggcttgtttttaggtagctcttataacttaaatgaactcatttctattaatttatgtgctgccccaaggctcctTTACCTCATTTACATACTTTCCAatgtacttcccatcctgcttaCTCTGAGTCTCATGGGGTCTCCTCCATACTCCTCAGACTCAGCCCTTCTTCTTAGTCCTCctagtctggctgtcctgcctagctataggccagtcagctcctttattaaccaataagagtaatacatatttacaaagattgttccacagcaggagGTTCGAGGGGCATATGCACATGTAAGTGCAGGTACCcatgagtccagaagagggtgtcagattcctaaAGTTGGAGTAATTGATattgagctgcctgacatggtaGTAGGAgccaaactctggttctctgcaagagcagcactcCCTCTTAACTATTGGGCCGTCTGTCTGTCCATTCCAGACCTGCTTTCAAAGGCACTGCCAGAGTCTGTCCTTTTACTCTCTGCTGAACTTTGCATGCCTCAACAAGTTTGGGGGCAGACGTTTTCCCAAGAGAACTTGAATCTCTCTTGCAAGAATTACAAACCTATCACCTTGGTCTTTTGGATTTGTGCTGCATTATTAGTTTTTGTCCGCTTTCTCTTCTTACTTACCAGGACTGGATTGTAGACTCTGACTTTTAACCCCAGGATCTTGTCAGATGAGGTGAAAAGCACATGTGGTGACCCAAACACAGGTGACAAACACATGCTGAAGTCATCGACAAGTAAAGCCTTAGTTTCCAACATTGTGAAGCAATAATCCTATGCTTACATTATTTTCTTCCCTGGCACCTGGCTGATCACAGCAGTCACCCCAGGGGCTCTTTTAATTAGCCAATTCCTAGGCCTCCTAGAGCTTCTCCACCTCAAACTCTGCAGGCTTAGGCTCTTCCCTCTTCTGTTCACGGGTGTCTTAGTtacactttctcttctcttctctttatctACTTGTATTTCTTAGTAAACAGAAAGTTCTCTGCTAGTAGAGGCTTGGGCCTGGCTACCACTCTACCCACATTTTCTGGCATATGAATGCTcgataattatatattaattttcacTGGAGGATTTGGGTTTCATTCAGATAAGTAAGAATTTACTGAAGTGTGTACTGTGAGTAAGCAAGTGAACACAAAAGAATTTGCATTCAGAAGAGCCAGTATAATAGGGTGTCTCTCAACTCTTTACTAAGTTATCGTTATGCTTTTTAGCCTAAtggtctgtgctggctagtcttgggtcaacttgacataagcttaAGTCATCAGAGAGGGAGGAGTCAGCCACTTGTGGGTGGggctatccctgggctggggtCTATAAGGAAACAGGTTAAGCAAGCCAGATGGCCTCTGcatcttcagctcctgcctccaggctcctgcccttgtttgagttcctgtcctgacttcctctgatgaCGAACCGTTATAGAGGATGGAAGTGTCCGCCacataaacccttttctccccagattGGTTTTGTCATGATCTTTCCTCACAGCAGcagtaaccctaactagaacATAGTCTTTACAGGAAACATCATACAATGTGTTACTTGTGTGTTACTAAATTTACaatctggtttttttgttttctgtctgcaGCAAATACAGAGCAACTTTATTGTTGTCATACACCCAGGTTCAACAACTTTAAGAATCGGCCGAGCCACAGATACACTTCCTGCCAGCATTCCTCACGTCATTGCGCGAAGACACAAACAGCAGGGACAGCCCATGTACAAGGACAGCTGGCTCCTAAGGGAAGGGCTCAACGTGAGTCAGAAAGCAGTAGGGGGGAGGGGTTCCTCGGGAGGGCTTAGATACCCACGTGTACCTATGAATCTTGAATAAACATCTTCAGAGGTGtgcttcttaaaaataatatcattCAGGGTTGCAAGTGTCATTTTCGTCGGAGttagtttcatttcctgttgctgtgataaaataccgtAATAAAAGGGActgagggagaaagggtttattttggtcaCAAATTCAGGTTGTAGTCCTTCACTGTGGGGAAGTCAGGGTGGCGGCAGGGCCGTGAAACATTGGGCACATCCAGAGTCGAGAGCCAACTGAGAAACAGATTGCATGCATGCTTGCCTGTGCACAGCACTCTCTCTGCTCTCGGACAGTTCAGGCTCACTGCCTAAGGAGTGGTGTCTcccacaaaaataatttataatattataGTGACTTAAAACACTTcttgatttattaaaaatatatgaaggaATGTGATACTGTTATAGAATCATAAAGATAAGCATTATATAGATGTATGGAGAGTCTATGATTTCTATTTTCaaggatttattttcattattttaattatgactATGTGGGGGCAGTTTGTGCACATGAAtgctggtgtccacagaggtccaagatccccttgagctggagttacagacgtttgtaagccacctgacgtgggtgctgggaatcgaactcaggtcctcaagaagagcagcatgtgctcctaaccactgagccatcttgaaggGCAAGAGTCTCTgaaatagtgttttgtttttttgagacagggtcttacagtgTAGCCCCAGCTTACTTGGtactcactatataaaccaggctggccttgaattcctagaaatctgccagcctctgcttcctgtgcacCGCCATGACTGGTGTTAATTTGAATAGTGCTGAAAATGTTATATCAGTCACAAGGCACCTGAGGTTATAGGGTTTCGCAGATACCTTTGGTCAGTGTTCCGTTTTTGAcactttgtttgatttttttttaaatagtatctgcccttgtagtccaggctggccttgaactctagatcCTCCTATCTCTTAGCCTTTCCAGTACTTGAATGCTGCCATGTACTACTACACCCAGCTCTGGAATTCTTAGGGTTATCAtgtataaacaaaaattaaagcaataCTGCTTGTTGATGAGAGGTAATCCACCCATTGATGGATTCAGTTAGTAGCATGccttgttgttttctcttttcactgattattttatactgatcatctttcatttttctctccagaAACCTGAAAGTaatgaacaaagacaaaatgGCCTTAAAATGGTGGACCAGGCAATATGGTCTAAAAAGATGTCAAATGGTACAAGAAGAATCCCTGTGTCACCAGAACAGGTTCAGTGAACTTTTCCTTCAAGTTTATTATTTGCACTTCCATTGATTTAGTTGGGGATGTGTCATATAACCTGGGAGGAGTGTCTTGTCCGTACAGTGGTGTCTATGACAGGAGACTAGGTAATGTATCTTCTGCACACCTAGGTTCCACAGTACAGCCTATTGCTCTAGCCTCCAAATGTGCATAGTATGTTACTGTGCTGAATACTGTAGGTGGTTTTACCATAAAGATGTTCGTGTAtgtaagcatttaaaaaatatatatagcagggccgggtggtggtggcacacaccttttatcccagcactggggaagcagaagtaggtagatctctgtgagttcaaggccagcctggtctacaaagggagttccaagacagccagagctattacacagagaaaccctgtctcaaaaaaacaaaaataaaaacatacagtaGGGCTGGAACgttagttcagtggttaagagtaccaactgctcctgtagaggactcaagttcagttcccagcatccacgtggtggctcacaaaccttctgtaactccagttccaggggacctgatgtctTTTCTGTCCTCCTGATGGCATCAGGCAGGTATATCAgtacacatagatatatacaaagtaaacactcatacatgtaaaataagtaggtctttggaaaaaacaaacaaacaaacaaaaaaacaaaacaaaacagtaaaacccCAGTGTACAGCATGAGGGTATTTCTTACAAACGGAATTCGTGTGGCTAGAAATTTACTCCTGGTGCATCAGTAAATGAGCAGTGGGGAATTGTGAAGGCCTAGGACATTTCTGTCTACTATTGTAGAGTTTATAAACAGCGGACATTaagtttaattttcctttttggtgaagggttttgtttgtttgatatgtTGGAAAAAATGCGTATCCAAAGaattaaatcatgaaaaagcatgGACTCAAACTAATGACTCTACAGGAGTTAAGATTTGAGGGAGTTAGGAGGGATTACCTAAACCATTTTAGAAATTGGGAACTACAGCCAAAGTAATCTGTTATTTAGTATGTGAGACATGTTTTCCCAGCAGCACCACTGTCTACAATAGTGCATGTCATTGTCAGCACCACAGAAGGAATTTTGTGTCCATTTTGGTGTTGACCTTACCCCACCAGGACATTCAGCTGCATAGGGCATCCTTAGCTGCCAGACAGGGCACGCCCTGACTTCAGCATGCAGAAGATGCATCGCGTATTATAACTGCATTCTTTCATAATAACACTTAAAACTATTGGTGTGAGTAACAAGCATTGTGGAGCTATAAAAAGTCTTTCTTTATATCCATACtctataaattattatttattattataaattattttcacttttaaactttttgttaaaaactaagacacacacacataccctcccAAGCCCACATAGTTTCAAGATCACCAATATCACTGTCTTGTCCCACAGGAATGTCTTCATGGGCAATAATATGTGTGGAACTGTCGGTTCCTATGGTAACAACTTTTTTCTGTACCGCGTCCTGAAGAACCTGCCTTAGGGCTGGtcctttttaaacttatttaaaatgtataaatagaaGGAATACATCCCCATCAATAAGTAGTGTATACCAAAGCCTGCTTGCTTATTTCAGTGACCTACATTGTGTGTGGTTGTGCATTCTGTGCTGTTGTGTGACTGGCAGCTTACATCAGCACCACCACACGAGTGAAGCTGTGTGCCATGTCCTGTGGGTATGCCATCAGGTTTCAGCTCCATTGTGATCCTTCTGATCCACTGCTGTATGTGTGGTGTCTCACTAAAATGCTATGGCACCTGGCCTCAGCAGGATTTGCATATGTTCCATAAGTCATTATGCAAATACAAGGTAGAATTtccaagaagaaagggagaagtggagggaCCGAGCGGACAGGTTAGTACTTCCCCATGGGTCTCAGTTTTTGAGATGAGACAAGGGAACTCTTGTACTGCCCTCTACCTGCAGAAAGGCagcttgttttctgatttctctcCTAGGCACGCTCCTACAACAAGCAGATGCGACCTGCCATTCTAGATCACTGTTCTGGAAACAAATGGACAAACACATCTCACCAGCCTGAGTATTTGGTAGGAGAAGAGGTAAGAAACTTtaacaatgaaagaaatggaaagaaactgatcgTCCTTCAATTCACTCTATTGTTTCCTAACACTCCTTGATCCTGTTTTTGAGGCCCAGATATTTCCACAGCCCCTCTGGGTTGTTAGATACTCCATGCTCAGGATCTAGAGTGTTCAGAAAATATTAACTTCTGGCCTCAAAGTTTCAAGTGTGAGTCCAGAAAACCTTTAGAGACAGTTCTAATGATGTGCTTCTTCCTTTCATAGGCCTTGTACGTTAACCCGCTGGACTGTTACAATATTCATTGGCCTATTAGAAGGGGTCAGTTGAATATCCACCCAGGGCCTGGGGGCTCCCTGACAGCTGTCCTGGCAGATATTGAAGTGATATGGTCTCATGCAATACAAAAGTATTTGGAAATCCCACTGAAAGATTTAAAGGTGAGGGTAAATTCCCAGTTCTTTAGGTAAGattcttgtgagtgtgtgtgtgatacagtgTCCTGGAAACATTCTCAACTTTTGGGTTCTTGAATTCCTCTCCAGTGATTTCTCTCCCCTGTTTCTTTGGTCTCTCAATACTGGTCTGAAGCCACAAGCTTGCTCATGTTCagggcttttctttgtttctcattcGGGCATATTAACTCCATAGGTTTTTTCCATGTCCCGAGTTCACAGTGAGTCTAAGGAGTCGAGGGAAATTTAGctgttcctgtttccttctgaaaCCAAGAGGCAGGACAGCACAGAGGTTTGAGCTTTTGCTCAGGGCCTGTGACCATAGCTGCTTCTCCTGTGCAGGGAAGCTTCACCGAGGGTAGCATGGGATTGGACTTGGCTAGATGGGTGTTCAGACTCTcttctgtttttcactttttttttcctccagtattATAGGTGCATCTTGTTAATCCCTGATATCTACAACAAACAGCATGTGAAAGAGCTAGTACATATGATACTGATGAAGATGGGCTTTTCAGGTATGCCTGAGATTCCAGGGAAACCCCTTTACACTGTTCTTTTTCAATGACAAAGTTAATTGGGCTCGCTGCTTTATTTAAACGTGTGTTCTGAAAGAGCTGGTGTTCCTTGGGTGTCTGCCCAGAGATGTCTGCGCTCCTGATTGAGTCGATCATGtgtttcctggtgtctgttgCTGTGCATCAGATTGCTGACACTCTGCTTCTTTGTAATTTAGGAATTGTGGTCCACCAGGAGTCCGTGTGTGCTACGTTTGGGAGTGGCTTAAGCAGCACCTGTGTTGTAGATGTTGGGGACCAGAAAACAAGCGTGTGCTGTGTGGAAGATGGGGTGTCTCATCGGAACACACGGTAAAGCTTCCAGGAGGTGCCACCTGCTGGCTGCTCTCCTGTCGCAGTCTGTTCAAATCATCACAGACTGGAAATTATCTCTGAGATGCAGTCTGCGTGGGAGTCCAGCAAGATTGGGGTATAAGTTCTAGCAAGGCTAGAGTGATGCAGAGGACCTTGCGCTTAGAGAGCTTTTAACCCACATTCATGTCAGTAGTTCCTGAGAGCCGTGGTGTGCGTTGTGCAAGTTAGCTCCGTGTCCTCTGTGTGGTCCATCCCATCCTTAGAGCAGAGCTTTCTTAAGCAAGTCTCAGAGAAACAAACCAGATTTTCCAGGTCTAGATTCTCTAGAGTTCTGAATATCTGCTTTCCTTGTCATTGATATTTCTCAAAACATGCTGTGTACCTTCTTAACTTCTGCTTTCCTCCTAACTCTAGACTTTGTCTGGCATATGGCGGCTCTG encodes the following:
- the Actr8 gene encoding actin-related protein 8 isoform X2, giving the protein MTQAEKGDAENGKEKGGEKEKEQRGVKRPIVPALVPESLQEQIQSNFIVVIHPGSTTLRIGRATDTLPASIPHVIARRHKQQGQPMYKDSWLLREGLNKPESNEQRQNGLKMVDQAIWSKKMSNGTRRIPVSPEQARSYNKQMRPAILDHCSGNKWTNTSHQPEYLVGEEALYVNPLDCYNIHWPIRRGQLNIHPGPGGSLTAVLADIEVIWSHAIQKYLEIPLKDLKYYRCILLIPDIYNKQHVKELVHMILMKMGFSGIVVHQESVCATFGSGLSSTCVVDVGDQKTSVCCVEDGVSHRNTRLCLAYGGSDVSRCFYWLMQRAGFPYRECQLTNKMDCLLLQHLKETFCHLDQDISGLQDHEFQIRHPDSPALLYQFRLGDEKLQAPMALFYPATFGIVGQKMTTLQHRSQGDPEDPHDEHYLLATQSKQEQSAKATADRKSASKPIGFEGDLRGQSSDLPERLHPQEVDLASSQGDCLMAGNDSEEALTALMSRKTAISLFEGKALGLDKAILHSVDCCSSDDTKKKMYSSILVVGGGLMFHKAQEFLQHRILNKMPPSFRRIIENVDVITRPKGLFVESGIFSLKN
- the Actr8 gene encoding actin-related protein 8 isoform X1, with the translated sequence MTQAEKGDAENGKEKGGEKEKEQRGVKRPIVPALVPESLQEQIQSNFIVVIHPGSTTLRIGRATDTLPASIPHVIARRHKQQGQPMYKDSWLLREGLNKPESNEQRQNGLKMVDQAIWSKKMSNGTRRIPVSPEQARSYNKQMRPAILDHCSGNKWTNTSHQPEYLVGEEALYVNPLDCYNIHWPIRRGQLNIHPGPGGSLTAVLADIEVIWSHAIQKYLEIPLKDLKYYRCILLIPDIYNKQHVKELVHMILMKMGFSGIVVHQESVCATFGSGLSSTCVVDVGDQKTSVCCVEDGVSHRNTRLCLAYGGSDVSRCFYWLMQRAGFPYRECQLTNKMDCLLLQHLKETFCHLDQDISGLQDHEFQIRHPDSPALLYQFRLGDEKLQAPMALFYPATFGIVGQKMTTLQHRSQGDPEDPHDEHYLLATQSKQEQSAKATADRKSASKPIGFEGDLRGQSSDLPERLHPQEVDLASSQGDCLMAGNDSEEALTALMSRKTAISLFEGKALGLDKAILHSVDCCSSDDTKKKMYSSILVVGGGLMFHKAQEFLQHRILNKMPPSFRRIIENVDVITRPKDMDPRLTAWKGGAVLACLDTTQELWIYQREWQRFGVRMLRERAAFVW